DNA sequence from the Candidatus Stygibacter australis genome:
ACAGGAATTTTCTGAAGCTGCTTGACTTTAGTCCCAAGGAAATAGAGTATTTGATAGATCTGGCTCAGGATTTGAAGAAAGCCAAGTATGCTGGAGTAGAGCAGCCGCGTCTGGAAGGGAAAAATATCGCTTTGATATTTGAAAAAGCTTCTACCAGAACGCGTTGTGCCTTTGAAGTGGCAGCCCATGATCAGGGAGCGCACGTTACTTATCTGGGACCTTCAGGGAGTCAAATAGGTTATAAAGAGACCATGAAAGATACAGCAAGAGTTTTGGGCAGGATGTATGACGGGATAGAATATCGCGGGTTTGGTCAGTCAATAGTTGAAGAACTGGGAGAATATGCAGGAGTACCGGTATGGAATGGTTTAACCACAGAATTTCATCCTACACAGATCCTGGCAGATTTCCTTACAGCACGCGAACATCTAAAAAAGCCATTTAATGAGATGGTATTTGTATATGTAGGTGACGGTAGGAATAATATGGGAAACAGTCTTCTAGTAGGTGGAGCTAAGCTGGGAATGGATATACGGATAGTAGCACCCAAGGAAGTTCAACCTGAAGGTAACCTGGTGGACACATGTCAGGAGATAGCTTTGGAAACCGGAGCCAAGATCACGATAACCTCTGATATTGCCAAGGGTGTGAAAGATGCAGATGTTATCTACACTGATGTGTGGGTATCAATGGGTGAACCAGATGAAGTGTGGGAACAGCGTCTTAAGCTATTATTACCCTACCAGGTAAATAGGGCAATGATGAATATGACAGGCAAGTCAGATACATTATTTATGCACTGCCTGCCAGCTTTCCATAACACAGACACCACTATGGGAGCCAAGATCAATGAGAAGTTTGGTGTTCCTGAGATGGAAGTGAGTGAAGAGATATTTGAAAGTGAGCAATCAGTAGTCTTTGATGAGGCAGAAAATAGAATGCACACGATCAAAGCAGTAATGGTAGCTACTTTAGGTAAATAATTTCTAAAATAAAAAAGCCGCTGTATAATCACAGCGGCTTATATATTTACTATCTCTCCTAATTTCCTAAATACTTTGTAATCAGGGAAGTCCAATAGTTTGAATTAATAATCTGCCTGAGCGCAGTATTGATATCATTTTTAAGTTCATAATCCTTTCTCATGGCAATACCATATTGATCATCAGTTTTTATCAAATGAACAATTTTAAGAGGTTTAATATTACTGAAAGCTTTTGCTGCAGAATCATCAAGTATCAAAAGGTCAATTTGATCATTCATCAGAGCGGAAATCGCCTGATTATTATTATCAAAAGCTGTGAGATTTTCCCAGGGTAGGATATCCTTTTCCACAAGATTGAATTGGAGGAAGTATTGACCAGTAGTACCATTTTGAAATCCGATTTTATAGGCAGCAATATCTGTTAACTCATCGATTTTTATGGGACTATCTTCGACAGTGATCAATGACTGGTCAGCAGAAAAATAGGGTATGGAAAAATCAACGATCTGCTGGCGCTGCGGATTGATAGTGATAGCAGATATTGCCAGATCAATACGATTATTAAGTAATGCTGGCAGCAGTTCATCAAATTCCATTCTGATAAATTCCAGATCATAACCAATGGATTCTGCCAATTTATTAGCCATTTCTACATCCAAACCAGTTAATACCTGATCCTGCATGAATTCGAAAGGTGGATAATCAGCATTTAAGCCAATTCTAAGTTTTGGTTTTGCTTTCCCGCAGGAAAAGATCATGATACTTAAAATCACGATAATAACTAATTTAAATTTTCCCATATAAACCCCTTATAATATTTTTAATCTAAAACTTTCTTTATGCTGTCAATAAAAAAAATGGGAAATATAAAAAAATGTGAAATTATTGGTTTTTATTATTAAGGCAGAGTGATATTACTTGACTATAAACTGAGAGAAAAGTAATAAGAAAAAAAGAATAAGAGGTAAGTTAATGGCTATTGTGTATTATACAAAGGAGATCAACGCAGAATCAGTCTGGAAAATATATCAAAAGGTTTCTGAGCCTATTTATGGCAAGATTGGGATCAAACTCCATTTTGGGGAGCGTGGTAATATGAATTATCTTGATCCGCAATTGCTACATATTCTGGCAAAAGAACTTAAAGCATCTCTGGTGGAGACCAATGTGCTATATCTGGGACCTCGCAGAGAGACTGCATCACATCTGGAAGTAGCAGAAGAACATGGCTTTAATTTTGCTCCTATAGATATTCTGGATGCTGAGGGAGAATATACATTACCCTTTATGGACGCAAAACATTTTAAGGAAGTAAGGCTGCCGAGTGGTATTGACAGGTATGACAGTTTCATTATATATTCGCATTTCAAGGGACATATAATGTCCGGTTTTGGTGGAGCGATCAAGAATGTAGGGATGGGAATGGCGAGTATTCCAGGTA
Encoded proteins:
- the argF gene encoding ornithine carbamoyltransferase, coding for MAFNLRNRNFLKLLDFSPKEIEYLIDLAQDLKKAKYAGVEQPRLEGKNIALIFEKASTRTRCAFEVAAHDQGAHVTYLGPSGSQIGYKETMKDTARVLGRMYDGIEYRGFGQSIVEELGEYAGVPVWNGLTTEFHPTQILADFLTAREHLKKPFNEMVFVYVGDGRNNMGNSLLVGGAKLGMDIRIVAPKEVQPEGNLVDTCQEIALETGAKITITSDIAKGVKDADVIYTDVWVSMGEPDEVWEQRLKLLLPYQVNRAMMNMTGKSDTLFMHCLPAFHNTDTTMGAKINEKFGVPEMEVSEEIFESEQSVVFDEAENRMHTIKAVMVATLGK
- a CDS encoding ABC transporter substrate-binding protein, translating into MGKFKLVIIVILSIMIFSCGKAKPKLRIGLNADYPPFEFMQDQVLTGLDVEMANKLAESIGYDLEFIRMEFDELLPALLNNRIDLAISAITINPQRQQIVDFSIPYFSADQSLITVEDSPIKIDELTDIAAYKIGFQNGTTGQYFLQFNLVEKDILPWENLTAFDNNNQAISALMNDQIDLLILDDSAAKAFSNIKPLKIVHLIKTDDQYGIAMRKDYELKNDINTALRQIINSNYWTSLITKYLGN